In Croceibacterium atlanticum, one DNA window encodes the following:
- a CDS encoding Yip1 family protein — MTTPDSTKDQAAPDAASHAPAGSEAEGAAWNSPEARAQLTARVRNILFTPRTEWQRIDQEPASIAGIYSRHVLPLAAIPPIATLIGSLVFGVSVLGMTYRPSVASALTSAVVQYGLTLAGIFVLGLVINWLAPKFGGAADKVRAFKVAAYSATAAWVVGVFNILPALSVLTVLGLYSLYLLYLGLPLLMKAPKEKALAYTGVVVLVMVIGGLLIGSLTAALTRPFASDNAIGSAAIADMVESLGEGDETVNSADIAGLAESMAAGDQAGAILQNPMGSQSAAIDPKRLASLLPQNLAGLPVTETQNASVGGGLGSSAEARYGSGDRTVSVEMVDMAPIGGISAMASSLSVQRDRKTATGYERLGQVNGRMTGEKWDSVSKRSEYNILVGNRVMVSAEGRGVEIDVLKAAINDLDLDAIEAAVARK, encoded by the coding sequence ATGACGACACCAGACTCTACCAAGGATCAGGCCGCGCCGGATGCGGCCAGCCATGCCCCGGCGGGGAGCGAAGCAGAAGGCGCAGCGTGGAATTCACCTGAAGCCAGGGCGCAGCTGACCGCGCGGGTCAGGAACATCCTGTTCACCCCCCGGACCGAATGGCAGCGCATCGATCAGGAACCGGCGAGCATTGCCGGCATCTATTCCCGGCATGTTCTCCCGCTCGCGGCGATACCGCCGATTGCAACGCTGATCGGCTCGCTTGTCTTCGGTGTGTCGGTGCTCGGCATGACATACCGGCCATCCGTGGCGTCGGCGCTCACCTCGGCCGTGGTGCAATATGGTTTGACGCTGGCCGGAATCTTCGTGCTGGGTCTGGTAATCAACTGGCTGGCACCGAAATTCGGCGGCGCGGCGGACAAGGTCCGGGCATTCAAGGTGGCCGCCTATTCCGCCACGGCGGCATGGGTCGTCGGGGTCTTCAATATCCTCCCGGCGCTGTCAGTTCTGACGGTCCTGGGATTGTACAGCCTCTATCTGCTCTATCTCGGCCTGCCCTTGCTGATGAAGGCGCCGAAGGAAAAAGCGCTGGCCTATACAGGCGTTGTCGTCCTGGTGATGGTGATTGGCGGATTGCTGATCGGATCGCTGACCGCGGCTCTCACCCGGCCATTTGCAAGCGATAATGCCATCGGCAGTGCCGCGATCGCGGATATGGTGGAGAGCCTGGGGGAAGGGGACGAGACAGTAAACAGTGCCGATATTGCGGGACTGGCCGAAAGCATGGCAGCGGGTGATCAGGCCGGGGCGATCCTGCAAAACCCCATGGGCAGCCAGTCGGCAGCCATTGATCCGAAGCGGCTGGCCTCCCTCCTGCCGCAAAACCTGGCCGGTCTGCCGGTGACGGAAACGCAGAACGCATCCGTGGGCGGCGGTCTCGGATCCAGCGCCGAAGCCAGATATGGCAGCGGAGACAGGACCGTCAGTGTCGAGATGGTGGACATGGCGCCGATCGGGGGCATTTCCGCCATGGCGTCCAGCCTCAGCGTCCAGCGCGACCGCAAAACCGCGACCGGATATGAACGGCTGGGGCAGGTCAATGGGCGCATGACCGGCGAAAAATGGGACAGCGTTTCCAAGCGGAGCGAATATAACATCCTTGTCGGCAACCGCGTGATGGTCAGCGCAGAAGGCCGCGGGGTGGAAATTGATGTGCTGAAAGCGGCCATCAACGATCTCGATCTCGACGCCATCGAAGCGGCCGTTGCCCGGAAGTAA
- a CDS encoding helix-turn-helix transcriptional regulator produces the protein MADFLLELYHDAAECGPDELRLRVLRRFQEIVPFDFAVWGGGQAEGRLVTDLIVLDQSKAILGEWEEVADQDAFCDLTLNRLGTTARFDDVPSYRRGLAYNEHWRRFDASHMMATIVAEQSDGYVSFVGLCADNRPSEFTDDERSIKQLLMPHFSQALRMSRDIRRARGDVEREAVALVSADGTILSAEQPFFELARREWGNCASGLPTELLHALKRRKSVRGMNVSARIAPFGRNYFLHLSAAPVLDCLSPREREVAELFAAGLTHKDVARELGSSPSTVRNQLARIYEKLGISSKASLASLIDRERR, from the coding sequence ATGGCCGATTTCCTCCTCGAACTCTACCACGATGCGGCGGAGTGCGGACCCGATGAGCTGCGGCTCCGCGTGCTCAGGCGCTTTCAGGAAATCGTGCCCTTCGACTTCGCCGTATGGGGGGGAGGGCAGGCAGAGGGCCGGCTGGTTACCGATCTCATTGTTCTTGACCAGAGCAAGGCGATCCTGGGGGAATGGGAGGAGGTCGCCGACCAGGACGCTTTCTGCGATCTCACCCTGAACAGGCTGGGCACCACGGCTCGTTTCGATGATGTGCCAAGCTATCGCAGAGGCCTGGCCTATAACGAACATTGGCGCAGGTTCGATGCTTCGCACATGATGGCCACCATCGTGGCGGAACAGTCTGACGGATATGTCAGCTTCGTGGGCCTGTGCGCCGATAATCGCCCGTCCGAATTCACGGATGACGAACGCAGCATCAAGCAGCTGCTCATGCCGCATTTTTCCCAGGCTTTGCGGATGAGCCGGGATATCCGGCGCGCGCGCGGCGATGTCGAAAGAGAAGCCGTGGCGCTGGTGAGTGCGGATGGTACGATCCTGTCCGCCGAACAGCCCTTTTTCGAACTCGCCAGGCGGGAATGGGGCAATTGCGCCAGCGGCCTGCCCACTGAATTGCTGCACGCGCTGAAGCGGCGGAAAAGCGTGCGCGGCATGAATGTGAGCGCCCGAATTGCGCCCTTTGGCAGAAACTACTTCCTCCATTTGTCAGCCGCGCCGGTGCTCGATTGCCTTTCCCCGCGCGAGCGCGAAGTCGCCGAACTGTTCGCCGCCGGTCTGACCCACAAGGACGTGGCCCGCGAACTGGGCTCGTCTCCTTCCACCGTCCGCAATCAGCTGGCGCGGATTTACGAGAAGCTCGGCATCTCCAGCAAGGCGAGCCTGGCTTCGCTGATCGACCGCGAGCGGCGCTGA